Proteins encoded within one genomic window of Candidatus Eisenbacteria bacterium:
- a CDS encoding MlaD family protein: MAKQTRVGILVAAALLIFGVTTFLLGRQQHLWERKVDYILYFTRTNGLQKGAPVSLSGLPIGSVDRLHFATEPGINRIEVGIRVDADAAPRIRTDTRATLRTLGLLGDKYIELVPGTQSDAVPIPPGEVIPSVDPTDYEAVFGQSGDIVTNIVEVTAALKDVLQTIQRGEGLLGAMVQNREFGKATLEDLQGTLVNVRSTTQNLDRVLARVDRGEGVIGRLLRDSKESRDIMAGLTKSVQSLERLTTRLDKGRGAAIRLVEDQQYGDRLLAKLDRTVDNLAEVTTKLNSQEGTLGKLINDPSLYRDTQSLVREVRSSWLVRMYEAIRGLWPSPAPSPPAPAETP, translated from the coding sequence GTGGCGAAGCAGACCCGAGTCGGCATCCTCGTCGCCGCGGCGCTTCTGATCTTCGGCGTCACGACGTTCCTGCTCGGCCGCCAACAGCACCTGTGGGAGCGCAAGGTCGACTACATCCTCTACTTCACGCGCACGAACGGGCTGCAGAAGGGCGCGCCCGTCAGTCTCTCCGGCCTGCCGATCGGATCGGTCGATCGGCTCCATTTCGCGACCGAGCCGGGGATCAACCGGATCGAGGTGGGCATCCGCGTCGACGCCGACGCCGCGCCCCGCATTCGCACCGACACGCGGGCGACGCTGCGCACGCTCGGGCTGCTGGGCGACAAGTACATCGAGCTGGTCCCCGGCACGCAGTCCGACGCCGTCCCGATCCCGCCCGGCGAAGTCATTCCGTCCGTCGATCCGACCGACTACGAGGCCGTGTTCGGTCAGAGCGGCGACATCGTGACCAACATCGTCGAGGTGACGGCCGCGTTGAAGGACGTGCTCCAGACGATCCAGCGCGGCGAGGGCCTGCTCGGCGCCATGGTGCAGAACCGCGAGTTCGGCAAGGCGACGCTCGAGGACCTCCAGGGCACGCTCGTGAACGTGCGCAGCACGACGCAGAACCTCGATCGGGTGCTGGCACGGGTCGACCGCGGCGAGGGCGTCATCGGACGGCTCCTGCGCGACTCGAAGGAAAGCCGCGACATCATGGCCGGCCTCACCAAGTCCGTGCAGTCGCTCGAGCGACTCACGACCCGGCTCGACAAGGGCCGGGGCGCGGCCATCCGCCTCGTCGAGGACCAGCAGTACGGCGATCGCCTGCTTGCCAAGCTCGATCGAACGGTCGACAACCTCGCCGAGGTGACCACGAAGCTGAACAGCCAGGAGGGGACGCTGGGGAAGCTGATCAACGACCCCTCGCTCTACCGTGACACGCAATCGCTCGTCCGCGAGGTGCGCAGCTCGTGGCTCGTGCGCATGTACGAAGCGATCCGCGGCCTGTGGCCGTCGCCGGCGCCGAGCCCTCCCGCGCCCGCGGAGACGCCATGA
- a CDS encoding ATP-binding cassette domain-containing protein yields MTDALIRCHEVEKSFRNKAVLRGVTLEVRGGETLVLLGGSGSGKSVLLKHLNGLLRPDAGSVEVEGVQLEALDEDALVPVRRHVSMLFQQSALFDSLTVGDNVAFPLREHHIVPEPEVAARVAAALAMVGLERTERLMPSELSGGMRKRAALARALAIEPKVLLYDEPTTGLDPVVAAKINHLIRDLQRRLGLTSVVVTHDLASAFYVADRIAFLSEGRIRFAGTPAEARAATDPALHEFLTAQ; encoded by the coding sequence ATGACCGACGCCCTGATCCGCTGTCACGAGGTGGAGAAGAGCTTCCGGAACAAGGCCGTCCTGCGCGGCGTCACGCTCGAGGTGCGCGGCGGCGAGACGCTCGTGCTGCTGGGCGGGAGCGGCAGCGGCAAGAGCGTGCTCTTGAAGCACCTGAACGGGCTCCTCCGCCCCGACGCGGGCAGCGTCGAGGTCGAAGGCGTGCAGCTGGAAGCCCTCGACGAGGACGCCCTCGTCCCCGTCCGGCGGCACGTGAGCATGCTGTTCCAGCAGAGCGCCCTCTTCGATTCGCTGACGGTCGGCGACAACGTCGCCTTCCCGTTGCGCGAGCACCACATCGTCCCGGAGCCGGAGGTGGCGGCGCGCGTCGCCGCGGCGCTCGCGATGGTCGGCCTCGAACGCACCGAACGCTTGATGCCCTCCGAGCTCTCGGGCGGCATGCGCAAGCGCGCCGCGCTGGCGCGCGCGCTCGCGATCGAACCGAAGGTGCTCCTCTACGACGAGCCGACGACCGGGCTCGACCCCGTCGTGGCCGCGAAGATCAACCATCTGATCCGCGACCTGCAACGGCGCCTCGGGCTCACGTCGGTCGTCGTGACGCACGACCTCGCCAGCGCCTTCTACGTCGCCGACCGCATCGCCTTCCTGTCCGAGGGACGCATCCGCTTCGCGGGAACGCCCGCCGAGGCCCGCGCCGCGACCGACCCGGCGCTGCACGAGTTCCTGACGGCGCAGTAA
- a CDS encoding ABC transporter permease, producing MVGAGVVHAGEAGARASRTPSGVVAFVDALGEIAYLTRDTVRSLVRRPPSFAVMIDQLENIGWRSLSIVNLTALSMGMVLALQLGNFLERFGAKMFVSRIVGVSLVREMSPILTALMLGGRVGAGITAELGTMAVTEQIDAIRALGASPIRVLVVPRMLAVMIALPILTVVADFIGVLGGLFISTTELRVSSEFYWNSLLYGMVLNDVFSGLGKSLFFAYFIGVIACHNGLRVTGGADGVGRATTGTVVATSITILVADFFLTKLFLQVS from the coding sequence ATGGTGGGGGCTGGGGTGGTGCACGCTGGCGAGGCCGGTGCGCGCGCCTCGCGGACGCCGAGCGGCGTCGTCGCGTTCGTCGACGCGCTGGGCGAGATCGCGTATCTCACGCGCGACACGGTGCGCAGCCTCGTGCGGCGGCCGCCGAGCTTCGCCGTGATGATCGACCAGCTCGAGAACATCGGGTGGCGCTCGCTCTCGATCGTCAACCTGACGGCGCTCTCCATGGGCATGGTGCTTGCGCTCCAGCTCGGCAACTTCCTCGAGCGTTTCGGCGCCAAGATGTTCGTCTCGCGCATCGTCGGCGTCTCGCTCGTCCGCGAGATGTCGCCGATCCTGACCGCGCTCATGCTCGGCGGCCGCGTCGGTGCCGGCATCACCGCCGAGCTCGGCACCATGGCCGTCACCGAGCAGATCGACGCCATCCGGGCGCTCGGCGCGAGCCCCATCCGCGTGCTCGTAGTGCCCCGGATGCTCGCGGTGATGATCGCGCTGCCGATCCTCACCGTCGTCGCCGACTTCATCGGCGTGCTGGGCGGGCTCTTCATCAGCACGACCGAGCTCCGGGTCTCGAGCGAGTTCTACTGGAACTCGCTGCTCTACGGGATGGTCCTGAACGACGTCTTCTCGGGGCTCGGCAAGTCCCTCTTCTTCGCGTACTTCATCGGCGTCATCGCGTGCCACAACGGGCTGCGCGTGACGGGCGGCGCGGACGGAGTGGGACGAGCCACGACCGGCACCGTCGTCGCCACCTCGATCACGATCCTGGTCGCCGACTTCTTCCTGACCAAGCTCTTCCTTCAGGTGTCATGA
- a CDS encoding lysylphosphatidylglycerol synthase transmembrane domain-containing protein, whose translation MSTPRVDPPRRSSRVAFIVAAAIGFAALLVLFLLADAKELLRTAQSVHPAALALPMLLSVLSYGAMARSYQGIADAAGARLSFRDWLRITFVSNTANYIVTSAGLSGFAVRMLLLAQQGVTSSRAVLISLVQTFLTNFTLLFFILGGFVSLVVRKHLGGAFLWITTFAVVAFAVVLVFVFVLAVRPALRRRTLRWVTVTLHRVLHRVARRWTPPRERFVQLQRNLDQGFDFLLTRKTRMVAPTLWILFDWVLTVGVLWAAFQAVNFPLPPRIVIMGFGVGLFFSLVSFVPAGLGIMEGSMTYVFVKFLKVPLESSVLAVLIFRLTYQVVPLFVSLFLFHGLVRQALRQVASGSRG comes from the coding sequence TTGTCCACGCCACGCGTTGACCCGCCGCGGCGGTCGTCGCGCGTCGCGTTCATCGTCGCGGCGGCGATCGGGTTCGCCGCGCTTCTGGTCCTTTTCCTGCTCGCCGATGCGAAGGAGCTCCTGCGGACGGCGCAGAGCGTGCATCCCGCAGCGCTGGCGCTTCCGATGCTCCTGTCGGTGCTCTCGTATGGGGCGATGGCGCGCTCCTACCAGGGCATCGCCGACGCGGCGGGCGCGCGCCTGTCCTTTCGCGACTGGCTCCGCATCACGTTCGTCTCGAACACCGCCAACTACATCGTGACGAGCGCCGGCCTCTCGGGCTTCGCGGTGCGCATGCTCCTCCTGGCGCAGCAGGGCGTCACGTCGAGCCGGGCGGTGCTGATCTCGCTCGTCCAGACCTTCCTCACCAACTTCACCCTCCTCTTCTTCATCCTGGGCGGGTTCGTCTCCCTCGTCGTGCGCAAGCACCTGGGCGGCGCCTTCCTGTGGATCACGACGTTCGCCGTCGTCGCCTTCGCGGTGGTCCTCGTGTTCGTGTTCGTCCTCGCCGTCCGGCCGGCGCTCCGGCGACGAACCCTGCGGTGGGTCACGGTCACCCTCCATCGCGTGCTCCACCGCGTGGCGCGGCGCTGGACGCCGCCGCGCGAGCGGTTCGTGCAACTCCAGCGCAACCTCGACCAGGGCTTCGACTTCCTGCTGACGCGCAAGACGCGGATGGTCGCGCCGACGCTGTGGATCCTCTTCGACTGGGTGCTGACGGTGGGCGTGCTGTGGGCGGCGTTCCAGGCCGTCAACTTCCCGCTCCCGCCGCGCATCGTGATCATGGGCTTCGGCGTCGGTCTGTTCTTCTCGCTGGTTTCGTTCGTGCCGGCAGGCCTCGGCATCATGGAAGGGTCGATGACGTACGTGTTCGTGAAGTTCCTGAAGGTGCCGCTCGAATCGTCCGTGCTCGCCGTCCTGATCTTCCGCCTGACCTACCAGGTGGTGCCGCTCTTCGTGAGCCTCTTCCTCTTCCACGGCCTCGTGCGGCAGGCGTTGCGACAGGTCGCCTCCGGGTCCCGCGGTTGA